The following are encoded together in the Asterias rubens unplaced genomic scaffold, eAstRub1.3, whole genome shotgun sequence genome:
- the LOC117306602 gene encoding uncharacterized protein LOC117306602, with protein sequence MDVQRGHCWRCEVQLEQTIHCPDCKMAEYCSSTCEHRDRVRHRSRECPLFGTRSCNKCNKKGTMKQCGGCNYAWYCDKECQRSDRANHKKLCKKTKATTTTAAAKLTQKHILMRTDRLGGAPYYFGNCIAEDFLQLANNEWSDGSIKKTDLNRDYHILSAGCGDLRNTVLTAASLPARYQGSLYITLNDFDPFVMARNVLFLFMLVRFADTEGIESSLTTIWYSVHITKKEYDLIKTSLDELIQMTPQSLQEVTQGLVKVQGGDLAVMSQVWDKWRSLECQRGKPSSINLRKQRKTAFDQCNKEIGKGRKFIHTNYLESSSVEKQIEEWFDHGMFLPKEEKQELMSFDNPTLTGREADIPQGCITEMKFSVTQNISPKDYAFVYCIKTYLHPFKVWDCLRVRESETRPCSSPMVMYHNYITKLLQKFKHLIQQQRLSFQISLANCMDFPSIHKSLKMSNYDRIFTSNLSDYIGFAKLLQNFKPLLNQSNRSSVIVTETINWIEFFPSDTSDKVELIAESYLKDTGRNPATLLANLTDVAPPTWLEYFDNAPYFIAYLRAQIMAGGLGIPPLTYLPSFGEVMKYNGLEMRDFRKKLNRLVPFQYRTNARDLTRINATDRAVEWYLPHHLIIII encoded by the exons ATGGATGTTCAGCGTGGACATTGCTGGCGTTGTGAAGTTCAACTGGAACAGACCATTCACtgtcctgattgcaagatggcGGAGTATTGTAGCTCAACATGTGAACACAGAGACAGAGTTAGACATAGGAGTAGAGAGTGCCCGTTATTTGGAACAAGATCATGCAACAAATGCAATAAGAAGGGTACAATGAAACAG TGTGGAGGTTGCAACTACGCATGGTACTGTGACAAGGAATGTCAAAGAAGTGATCGGGCCAATCATAAGAAGTTATGCAAGAAGACAAAGGCAActacaacaacagcagcagctaaactaacacaaaaacacattttgatgcGTACCGATAGACTTGGTGGTGCCCCTTATTATTTTGGAAACTGCATTGCTGAAGACTTCTTGCAACTTGCTAACAATGAATGGTCTGATGGGTCAATAAAGAAAACTGACTTGAACAGAGATTATCATATATTGTCAGCTGGTTGCGGAGACTTACGCAACACTGTCTTAACAGCAGCTTCCCTTCCTGCCAGGTACCAAGGAAGTCTTTACATCACTCTCAATGACTTTGACCCTTTTGTCATGGCAAGGAATGTCTTGTTTCTCTTTATGTTGGTTCGGTTTGCAGACACTGAGGGAATTGAGAGCAGTCTGACTACCATCTGGTACTCAGTTCACATTACAAAGAAAGAGTATGACCTGATCAAGACCAGCTTGGATGAGCTCATTCAGATGACCCCTCAAAGCCTCCAAGAGGTCACTCAAGGGTTGGTCAAAGTTCAAGGTGGAGATCTTGCAGTCATGAGTCAAGTTTGGGACAAATGGAGATCACTAGAATGCCAACGAGGGAAACCATCCTCAATAAATctcagaaaacaaagaaaaactgcaTTTGATCAATGTAATAAAGAAATTGGTAAGGGAAGGAAATTCATTCACACAAATTATTTAGAGTCATCCAGTGTTGAAAAGCAAATTGAAGAATGGTTTGACCATGGGATGTTCCTCcccaaagaagaaaaacaagaactaATGTCATTTGATAACCCAACACTAACAGGGCGTGAAGCTGACATACCTCAGGGTTGTATAACTGAAATGAAATTCTCAGTCACTCAAAATATAAGCCCAAAGGATTATGCCTTTGTGTACTGTATCAAAACATATTTACATCCCTTCAAAGTGTGGGATTGCTTGAGAGTGAGGGAGTCCGAGACCAGACCCTGCTCATCCCCTATGGTGATGTACCACAACTACATCACAAAACTCCTCCAGAAATTCAAACATCTCATCCAGCAACAACGGCTTTCTTTCCAAATTTCTCTGGCTAACTGTATGGACTTTCCTTCGATTCATAAGTCTCTTAAAATGTCAAACTATGACAGGATATTCACATCCAATCTCAGTGACTACATCGGCTTTGCCAAGCTCCTGCAAAACTTCAAACCCCTTCTTAACCAAAGTAACCGCTCCTCAGTAATTGTTACTGAGACGATAAACTGGATTGAATTTTTCCCTAGCGACACATCTGACAAAGTTGAACTAATTGCTGAATCATACTTAAAGGACACAGGCAGGAATCCTGCCACCCTTCTTGCAAACCTAACTGACGTAGCACCGCCTACCTGGTTAGAGTACTTCGACAATGCCCCTTACTTCATTGCATATCTGCGTGCACAAATCATGGCAGGGGGTCTTGGGATACCACCATTGACTTATTTGCCATCATTTGGTGAAGTGATGAAGTACAATGGTCTAGAAATGCGTGACTTTCGTAAGAAGCTGAATCGTCTTGTCCCATTTCAGTATCGAACCAATGCTCGTGACTTGACCAGAATAAATGCAACTGACAGAGCAGTAGAGTGGTATCTGCCACATcatctcatcatcatcatctag
- the LOC117306597 gene encoding uncharacterized protein LOC117306597 — protein MDVQRGHCWRCEVQLEQTIHCPDCKMAEYCSSTCEHRDRVRHRSRECPLFGTRSCNKCNKKGTMKECAGCNIAWYCNRECQSSDWVNHKAFCIKAKEDIKSTAAQIGLLNFRMQKDRQGGSPYYLGNTIAKDFLQLDNNEWSDGSIKKTDLNRDYHILSAGCGDLRNTVLTAASLPARYQGSLYITLNDFDPFVMARNVLFLFMLVRFADTEGIESSLTTIWYSVHITKKEYDLIKTSLDELIQMTPQSLTEVTQGLVKVQGKDLAVMSQVWDKWRSLECQRKIQSSINLRKQRQTAFEKFRQKHGDSVKYCYTNPSQSPAVKKQTEEWFDHGLFLPKETKQGTMSFDNPTLTGRGASTDPGFDMVILKNQNASPKDYAFDYCVRPDSHPFRVWDCLRVRESETRPYATPMVMYHNYITNLIQKVKHLIQQRRLYMQVSLANSMDFPSIHKSLKMSNYDRIFTSNLADYIGFGKLLQTFKPLLNQSNCSSVIVTETINWAEFLPQAVCKPEHKEYKRCIVAYCLDTGRDLKNLLRKFDIGLHTWMDYFDSSAYFLAYLRAQIMGGGFGVPPLTKVPSFGEVMKYNGLEMRDFRKKLNRLVPFQYRVNARDLNVITATDRAVEWCLPHTDG, from the exons ATGGACGTTCAGCGTGGACATTGCTGGCGTTGTGAAGTTCAACTGGAACAGACCATTCACtgtcctgattgcaagatggcGGAGTATTGTAGCTCAACATGTGAACACAGAGACAGAGTTAGACATAGGAGTAGAGAGTGTCCGTTATTTGGAACAAGATCATGCAACAAATGCAATAAGAAGGGTACAATGAAAGAG TGTGCAGGTTGCAACATAGCATGGTACTGTAACAGAGAGTGTCAAAGTAGTGATTGGGTCAACCATAAAGCTTTTTGCATCAAGGCCAAGGAAGACATCAAATCAACAGCAGCTCAAATTGGACTATTAAACTTCAGAATGCAAAAAGACAGACAGGGTGGTTCCCCTTATTATTTGGGAAACACTATTGCCAAAGACTTCTTGCAACTTGATAACAATGAATGGTCTGATGGGTCAATAAAGAAAACTGACTTGAACAGGGACTATCATATATTGTCAGCTGGTTGCGGAGACTTACGCAATACTGTCTTGACAGCAGCTTCCCTCCCTGCCAGGTACCAGGGAAGTCTTTACATCACTCTCAATGACTTTGACCCTTTTGTCATGGCAAGGAATGTCTTGTTTCTCTTTATGTTGGTTCGGTTTGCAGACACTGAGGGAATTGAGAGCAGTCTGACTACCATCTGGTACTCAGTTCACATTACAAAGAAAGAGTATGACTTGATCAAGACCAGCTTGGATGAGCTCATTCAGATGACCCCTCAAAGTCTCACAGAGGTCACTCAAGGGTTGGTCAAAGTTCAAGGTAAAGATCTTGCAGTCATGAGTCAAGTTTGGGACAAATGGAGATCACTAGAATGCCAACGAAAGATACAATCCTCAATAAATCTcagaaaacaaagacaaactgcATTTGAGAAATTTAGACAAAAGCATGGGGATAGTGTGAAGTATTGCTATACCAATCCTTCACAGTCACCTGCTGTTAAAAAGCAAACTGAAGAatggtttgaccatggtttgtTCCTCCCCAAAGAGACGAAACAAGGGACAATGTCATTTGATAACCCAACACTAACCGGACGTGGAGCTTCAACGGATCCAGGTTTTGACATGGTGAttttgaaaaatcaaaatgCAAGCCCAAAGGATTATGCCTTTGATTACTGTGTCAGACCAGATTCACATCCCTTCAGAGTGTGGGATTGCTTGAGAGTGAGGGAGTCTGAGACCAGACCCTACGCAACCCCTATGGTGATGTACCACAACTACATCACAAACCTGATACAGAAAGTCAAACATCTAATTCAGCAGAGAAGACTTTATATGCAAGTTTCTCTGGCCAACTCTATGGATTTTCCTTCAATTCACAAGTCTCTTAAGATGTCCAACTATGACCGCATCTTCACATCCAATCTTGCTGACTATATTGGTTTTGGGAAGcttttacaaacatttaaacCCCTTCTAAACCAAAGTAACTGCTCCTCAGTAATTGTTACTGAAACAATAAACTGGGCTGAATTTCTACCTCAGGCTGTCTGTAAACCTGAGCACAAAGAATACAAAAGATGTATTGTAGCATATTGTCTGGATACAGGCAGAGATTTAAAAAATCTACTACGTAAATTTGATATTGGACTTCATACCTGGATGGACTACTTTGATAGTTCCGCTTACTTTCTTGCATATCTGCGTGCACAAATTATGGGCGGGGGTTTCGGGGTACCACCATTGACTAAAGTGCCTTCATTTGGCGAAGTGATGAAGTACAATGGTCTAGAAATGCGTGACTTTCGTAAGAAGCTGAATCGTCTTGTACCATTTCAGTATCGAGTCAATGCTCGTGATTTGAACGTTATAACTGCAACTGACAGAGCAGTGGAGTGGTGTCTGCCACACACTGATGGCTAA
- the LOC117306601 gene encoding uncharacterized protein LOC117306601: MPNYDRIFTSNIADYVGFAKLLQDFKPLLNSSNHYSVLVTETINWYRLFIQPGNELQVQLCTEAYIQDTGRNLADLLVLDTDVAPSTLLEYFDNAPHFVGYLRAQIMAGGLGIPPLTYLPSNGEVMKYNGLEMRDFRKKLNRLVPFQYRTNARDLTRITATDRAVEWYLPHTDH; this comes from the coding sequence ATGCCAAACTATGATCGCATCTTCACATCCAATATTGCTGACTATGTTGGGTTTGCCAAGCTCTTGCAAGACTTCAAACCACTTCTTAATTCTAGTAATCACTACTCAGTACTTGTTACTGAGACAATAAACTGGTATAGACTTTTCATTCAGCCTGGGAATGAACTACAAGTTCAACTTTGTACTGAAGCTTACATTCAGGACACAGGCAGGAATTTAGCTGATCTTCTTGTGCTTGACACTGATGTAGCACCTTCTACCTTGTTAGAGTACTTTGATAATGCCCCTCACTTTGTTGGCTATCTGCGTGCACAAATCATGGCAGGGGGTCTTGGGATACCACCATTGACTTATTTGCCATCAAATGGTGAAGTGATGAAGTACAATGGTCTAGAAATGCGTGACTTTCGTAAGAAGCTGAATCGTCTTGTCCCATTTCAGTATCGAACCAATGCTCGTGACTTGACCAGAATAACTGCAACTGACAGAGCAGTAGAGTGGTATCTGCCACATACTGATCACTAA